The Sus scrofa isolate TJ Tabasco breed Duroc chromosome X, Sscrofa11.1, whole genome shotgun sequence genome has a segment encoding these proteins:
- the S100G gene encoding protein S100-G yields the protein MSAQKSPAELKSIFEKYAAKEGDPNQLSKEELKQLIQAEFPSLLKGPRTLDDLFQELDKNGDGEVSFEEFQVLVKKISQ from the exons ATGAGTGCCCAAAAGTCTCCTGCAGAACTGAAgagcatttttgaaaaatatgcagCCAAAGAAGGGGATCCAAACCAGCTGTCGAAGGAGGAGCTGAAGCAACTGATTCAGGCTGAATTCCCCAGTTTACTGAAA GGTCCGAGAACCCTAGATGACCTCTTTCAGGAACTGGACAAGAATGGAGATGGAGAAGTTAGTTTTGAAGAATTCCAGGTGTTAGTGAAAAAGATATCCCAGTGA